A genomic stretch from Edaphobacter aggregans includes:
- a CDS encoding S-layer family protein, which yields MACFLVLAISGCGSGVNGNLSVSTPSLSFGNVTVNSATTQVLILTSTGTSPVTVTAASVTGAGFSILGGSFPLMLNPAQTVTLQIQFQPTSAGAAAGQLTINTNSTDGGGTAVVALSGMGMAATSAPPAAPQLAVSTSNLSFGNVAVNSSMTQPVTLTSTGTSAVTVNSASITGAGFSIVGGSFPVTLNPTQSVTLQVQFLPSSGGAAGGQLTISSNSAISGAIIVALSGMGAAATGSAPPTDPQLTVSASNLSFGSVTVSTSTTQSVTLASTGTSPVTVNSASITGAGFSIVGGSFPLTLNPTQTVTLQVQFQPASAGAVAGQLAISSNSVSGGAIAVALTGTGVTVADPQLTVSIAGLSFGNVTVNSSMMQSVTLKSTGTSPVTVNSVSIGGAGFTILAGSFPVALNPGQSVTLQVQFLPASAGAAAGQLTINSNSTSGNAAIVTLNGTGVTANPQLTVSVASLEFGSVTLNTSTTQSVTLTSTGTSAVTVNSLSISGGGFSILGGSFPLTLNPNQTATLQIQFLPTSAGAVAGQLTINSNSVGGSVATVALSGTGAASAHSVDLSWDAPSSSPDPVVGYNIYRSTSSSGPFQLINSSPDAQTTYVDSTVISGSTYSYYVESVDASGVESTQSNEISVKIP from the coding sequence ATGGCTTGCTTCCTGGTGTTGGCAATCTCCGGTTGTGGGTCGGGGGTCAATGGAAATCTGTCGGTGAGCACCCCGAGTCTGAGTTTTGGAAATGTCACGGTCAACTCCGCTACAACACAGGTGTTGATACTGACATCGACGGGCACCTCTCCGGTAACGGTGACCGCAGCGTCAGTTACGGGAGCGGGCTTCTCTATCCTAGGTGGTAGCTTCCCGTTGATGTTGAATCCGGCGCAGACGGTGACGCTGCAGATACAGTTTCAGCCAACCTCAGCGGGAGCAGCAGCGGGACAACTCACGATCAACACCAACTCAACTGATGGCGGCGGCACAGCCGTCGTAGCACTCAGCGGTATGGGCATGGCGGCTACCTCTGCTCCGCCAGCGGCTCCGCAATTGGCGGTGAGCACCTCGAATCTAAGTTTTGGCAATGTGGCTGTAAACTCGTCAATGACGCAACCGGTGACGCTGACCTCGACGGGCACTTCGGCGGTAACGGTGAACTCAGCGTCAATTACAGGCGCGGGCTTCTCTATTGTTGGAGGAAGCTTCCCAGTAACGTTGAATCCGACGCAATCAGTGACGCTGCAGGTACAGTTCCTACCAAGCTCAGGAGGAGCGGCTGGAGGACAACTCACGATCAGCAGTAACTCTGCTATCAGTGGCGCGATCATCGTGGCGCTCAGCGGTATGGGTGCGGCGGCGACCGGCTCTGCTCCGCCAACTGATCCGCAGCTAACAGTGAGCGCCTCGAACTTAAGTTTCGGCAGTGTGACGGTGAGCACGTCGACAACGCAGTCGGTAACGCTGGCCTCGACGGGCACTTCGCCGGTAACAGTGAACTCGGCGTCGATTACAGGCGCGGGCTTCTCTATCGTTGGGGGAAGCTTCCCGTTGACGTTGAATCCGACGCAGACAGTGACGCTGCAGGTACAGTTTCAGCCGGCATCAGCAGGAGCAGTTGCAGGACAACTCGCGATCAGCAGTAACTCCGTCAGTGGGGGCGCCATCGCGGTGGCCCTTACCGGTACAGGGGTCACGGTCGCGGATCCCCAATTGACGGTGAGTATCGCCGGCCTGAGTTTTGGAAACGTGACGGTGAACTCCTCGATGATGCAGTCGGTGACACTGAAGTCGACAGGCACTTCGCCTGTAACGGTGAACTCGGTATCGATTGGAGGTGCGGGTTTTACTATCCTTGCGGGGAGCTTCCCTGTAGCGTTGAATCCGGGTCAGTCAGTGACGCTGCAGGTGCAGTTCTTACCAGCCTCAGCTGGAGCGGCTGCGGGACAGCTCACGATCAACAGCAACTCGACCAGCGGGAACGCGGCGATCGTGACTTTGAACGGTACGGGCGTGACTGCGAATCCGCAGTTGACGGTGAGTGTTGCCAGCCTGGAATTTGGTAGCGTGACGTTAAATACTTCGACAACGCAGTCGGTAACGTTGACATCGACAGGCACTTCTGCGGTGACGGTAAACTCCCTGTCGATCAGCGGAGGAGGCTTCTCTATCTTGGGCGGTAGTTTCCCGCTAACTCTAAATCCAAATCAGACTGCGACGCTGCAGATACAGTTTTTGCCGACCTCGGCGGGAGCAGTTGCGGGACAGCTCACGATCAACAGCAACTCGGTAGGCGGAAGCGTAGCAACTGTAGCTCTCAGTGGGACGGGAGCGGCGAGCGCGCATTCGGTCGACCTTAGTTGGGACGCGCCAAGTAGTTCACCCGATCCAGTGGTGGGTTATAACATATATCGGTCGACAAGCAGTAGTGGACCTTTCCAATTGATTAACTCGTCTCCAGACGCACAAACCACTTATGTGGATAGCACGGTTATCAGTGGCAGTACCTACAGTTACTACGTAGAGAGTGTCGACGCGAGCGGCGTAGAAAGCACTCAATCGAACGAGATTTCGGTGAAGATCCCCTAG
- a CDS encoding UpxY family transcription antiterminator: MLTPQSIDIEQDTSGWWALYTRHQHEKAVAEMLSAKGFEVFLPLYESIRRWKDRSKMLALPLFPCYVFVRGGLNRRLQVVSTPGIHMILSRGERIAIIPEAEIQAIQRAVEGPFRVEPHPFLKCGELVRVIRGSLEGVEGVLVRKKNLYRLVLSVDMMAQSVAVEIDATDVEPVMARGAAVFVINQVTGPVRFGESSLCSGRQITSI; the protein is encoded by the coding sequence ATGCTGACCCCTCAGAGCATCGACATAGAACAAGACACCTCGGGCTGGTGGGCTCTCTACACCCGCCATCAGCACGAGAAGGCAGTGGCGGAGATGCTGTCAGCAAAGGGCTTTGAGGTATTTCTGCCGCTTTATGAATCAATACGGCGCTGGAAAGACAGAAGTAAGATGCTTGCGCTACCGCTGTTCCCCTGCTATGTCTTCGTTCGGGGAGGACTCAATCGTCGATTGCAGGTCGTGTCAACTCCCGGAATTCATATGATTCTGTCTCGTGGCGAACGCATCGCGATCATTCCGGAAGCCGAAATTCAAGCGATTCAAAGAGCGGTCGAAGGGCCCTTTCGCGTGGAACCACATCCTTTCTTGAAGTGTGGTGAACTGGTTCGTGTCATACGGGGCTCCCTTGAAGGCGTCGAAGGGGTCTTGGTCCGCAAGAAGAATCTGTATCGTCTGGTTCTATCCGTGGACATGATGGCGCAATCCGTGGCCGTAGAGATTGACGCCACTGACGTGGAGCCGGTGATGGCGCGAGGCGCAGCCGTGTTCGTGATCAACCAAGTTACGGGGCCCGTGAGATTTGGTGAATCGTCACTTTGTAGTGGACGACAAATAACCAGTATTTGA
- a CDS encoding CRTAC1 family protein produces MASLCAQAHSPSALPPPGARSETCKNRAVPELVDVTEKSGIHFRHLSAPDKKYIVESMSGGVLILDYDRDGWPDIYFTNAPTVEMALKGEKARSALYHNNHDGTFTDVTDKAGVATPCFAMGGAVGDYNNDGYPDIYVTCLGGNVLYRNNGDGTFTDVTKKAGVVDGRWSTGAAFGDYDGDGFVDLMVTNYVDFKLTDLPGFGKTPTCRYRGIDVQCGPRGLKGAGDALYHNNGDGTFTDVSKAAGVSDPNGYYGLGVVWSDFNNTGRPDIYVANDSTPNFLYKNEGNGKFSEIGLESGTAVSADGSEQGSMGVAVADYNHTGKFSIYVTNFADEENALYKNLGNYDFRDVSYDAGVALATLPWVKWGDAFVDLDNDGWADLIAVNGQVYPQVDSLPSGARYRQPKNLFMNERNGLFCDASKQAGEALQQPRVSRGLAIADLDNDGNVDVVVSDVDGSPMILHNKGVAGAHWVSFELAGTKSNRLALGARVTVTAGGMTQTDEVRSGGSYLSQNDLRLHFGLAQATKIDSVEVRWPSGKIEKLGGLAVDQFYAVLEGRGVVDAKEIGPTRNR; encoded by the coding sequence GTGGCTAGTCTGTGCGCACAGGCTCACAGTCCAAGCGCTCTTCCTCCTCCCGGCGCGAGATCGGAGACGTGCAAAAACCGGGCGGTCCCTGAGTTGGTGGACGTAACGGAGAAGTCAGGGATTCACTTCCGTCATCTTTCTGCACCCGACAAGAAGTACATCGTCGAGTCGATGAGCGGTGGTGTTCTGATCCTCGATTACGACCGTGACGGCTGGCCCGACATCTACTTCACAAATGCACCTACGGTTGAGATGGCGTTAAAGGGCGAGAAGGCTCGCAGCGCGCTGTATCACAACAACCACGACGGCACCTTCACCGATGTAACGGATAAGGCAGGCGTGGCAACACCGTGCTTCGCCATGGGCGGAGCAGTCGGCGACTACAACAACGACGGCTACCCAGACATATACGTGACATGTCTGGGGGGCAACGTCCTCTATCGCAACAACGGCGACGGAACATTCACCGATGTGACAAAGAAGGCAGGCGTGGTCGATGGGCGCTGGTCGACTGGCGCGGCCTTCGGCGACTACGACGGGGACGGGTTCGTGGACCTGATGGTCACCAACTACGTCGATTTCAAATTGACGGATCTGCCGGGCTTCGGCAAAACGCCGACCTGCAGGTATCGCGGGATCGATGTCCAGTGTGGGCCGCGCGGACTAAAAGGAGCGGGTGACGCTCTGTACCACAACAACGGCGATGGAACGTTTACAGATGTTTCGAAGGCAGCGGGCGTAAGTGATCCGAACGGTTATTACGGCCTCGGGGTAGTGTGGTCGGATTTCAACAATACGGGTCGGCCTGACATCTATGTCGCCAACGACTCGACGCCGAACTTTCTTTACAAGAACGAGGGCAACGGGAAATTTTCGGAGATTGGTCTGGAATCCGGCACTGCGGTGAGCGCGGATGGCTCCGAGCAGGGTTCGATGGGCGTCGCAGTGGCCGACTACAACCACACGGGAAAATTTTCCATCTACGTTACGAACTTCGCGGACGAGGAGAACGCGCTCTACAAGAATCTCGGGAACTATGACTTCCGCGATGTTTCCTACGATGCCGGGGTTGCGCTGGCAACGCTTCCGTGGGTGAAGTGGGGCGATGCGTTTGTGGATCTGGATAACGATGGTTGGGCCGATCTGATTGCAGTGAACGGACAGGTATATCCGCAGGTGGACTCGCTTCCATCGGGCGCGCGGTATCGCCAGCCGAAGAACCTTTTCATGAATGAGCGCAATGGTCTCTTCTGTGACGCCAGTAAGCAGGCTGGAGAAGCGCTTCAGCAGCCACGTGTAAGCCGCGGACTGGCGATCGCGGATCTGGATAACGACGGCAATGTGGATGTCGTGGTCTCTGATGTTGATGGCTCGCCGATGATTTTGCACAATAAAGGTGTCGCAGGCGCGCACTGGGTGAGTTTTGAGCTTGCGGGCACGAAGAGCAATCGGCTGGCGTTGGGCGCGCGAGTGACGGTTACGGCTGGAGGTATGACTCAGACCGATGAGGTGCGAAGCGGTGGAAGCTACCTCTCGCAGAATGACTTGCGTCTGCACTTCGGGCTAGCACAGGCGACAAAGATCGACTCGGTGGAGGTGCGTTGGCCCTCGGGGAAGATCGAGAAGTTGGGTGGGCTCGCAGTAGACCAGTTCTACGCTGTGCTCGAGGGACGCGGAGTGGTGGACGCGAAGGAAATTGGTCCAACCCGTAACCGCTAA
- a CDS encoding glycoside hydrolase family 30 protein: MAALGYAGGLYATEKPAAAGIATTPDHYRQLIDGFGFSEAFHAARTIRLLEEKDQNNLLNLMFSPNGGMGYSILRNEIGDGPEGAGKTDGTVASIEPKSAEFNWTGDEDQIWLMNEAKKRGCARFMSSAWSPPAWMKSNGDSYAGELKPAMYQQYADYLATYVLEYKKRYDLDIYAISPANEPNFTPTQKYASCRWTGGQMAKFLRQNLIPTFEAKGVSAKIVINEHEHWSDDMINEILADPVCDKAIQIAAAHAYAPTSAPYVSISARTGRFSTALDKKKAIWETEVSAGDANITNMNDGVYWARVVHTHMIEDDVSAWLYWWGAATTTSRSSLIAIDVPNKKYQLSKRFFTIGHFSRFIRPGFHRVDASPTPAPNTYFSAYIDPTGKRLVCVAINDDAVERPLTIQCGGFNATTCTAVRTSNTETHAKLPTIAATNGQIEVTTTPLSVTTFIIT, encoded by the coding sequence ATGGCAGCATTAGGATATGCGGGTGGGCTATACGCGACAGAAAAACCGGCTGCGGCAGGTATTGCGACAACGCCGGACCACTATCGTCAGCTGATTGATGGGTTCGGATTTTCGGAGGCCTTCCACGCGGCGCGTACGATTCGTCTCCTGGAGGAGAAGGATCAGAACAATCTGTTGAACCTGATGTTTTCGCCGAACGGCGGCATGGGCTACTCGATCCTGCGCAATGAGATTGGCGATGGACCAGAGGGGGCGGGTAAAACCGACGGCACAGTGGCGTCGATCGAGCCGAAGTCGGCTGAGTTCAACTGGACAGGCGACGAAGACCAGATCTGGCTGATGAATGAGGCGAAAAAACGTGGATGCGCGCGGTTTATGAGCAGCGCGTGGTCGCCGCCGGCGTGGATGAAGTCCAACGGTGACAGCTATGCTGGCGAGTTGAAGCCAGCGATGTATCAGCAATACGCAGACTACCTCGCGACGTACGTGCTGGAGTACAAGAAGCGATACGATCTCGATATCTACGCGATCTCGCCTGCGAACGAACCGAATTTTACGCCGACGCAGAAGTATGCGTCGTGCCGTTGGACCGGCGGGCAGATGGCAAAATTTCTGCGACAGAACCTGATCCCGACGTTCGAAGCGAAGGGCGTCTCCGCAAAGATCGTCATTAACGAGCACGAACACTGGAGCGACGATATGATCAACGAAATTCTCGCTGATCCGGTGTGCGACAAGGCGATTCAGATTGCGGCGGCACATGCGTACGCGCCCACGTCTGCCCCTTACGTATCGATCAGTGCGCGGACGGGACGGTTCTCAACAGCGCTAGACAAGAAGAAGGCGATCTGGGAGACCGAGGTCAGCGCAGGCGACGCCAACATCACGAACATGAACGACGGCGTCTACTGGGCGCGCGTGGTGCACACACACATGATTGAGGATGACGTAAGTGCGTGGCTATATTGGTGGGGGGCAGCAACGACGACGTCACGGAGTTCGCTGATTGCGATCGATGTGCCGAACAAGAAGTATCAGCTATCGAAGCGATTCTTCACAATCGGGCACTTCTCACGTTTTATCCGCCCTGGGTTTCACAGGGTGGATGCGAGCCCTACGCCGGCGCCGAACACATATTTTTCGGCTTACATCGATCCGACGGGCAAGCGCCTGGTCTGCGTCGCAATCAACGACGACGCGGTAGAGCGCCCGCTGACGATTCAGTGCGGTGGGTTCAACGCGACGACTTGCACCGCAGTGCGGACATCAAATACAGAGACGCACGCAAAGCTACCTACGATCGCGGCTACCAACGGACAAATCGAGGTGACGACGACACCGTTGAGCGTCACCACATTCATCATCACGTAG
- a CDS encoding polysaccharide biosynthesis/export family protein, translating into MYPYHFSLVSQTQVLTQISDKESQVGGQERFARRQGKPLQGSSSEVILKSNTDHSMGLGFLLIVLSGSLLAQVPAAGQASNKLPVATIAASPVRPLAPSDSKPHDDSFLIGNDDVLAINVWKEPDLTRSIQVRSDGKISLPLVGEVQATGRTPVQLEQDIATKLRIYITKPEVTVMVEKINSDKFNILGQVAKPGSYSLALAPTVMDAIAIAGGPGDFAKQKAIYILRQNPDGGQSRIAFNYRDFIKGKNLHQNIKLEPHDTVVVP; encoded by the coding sequence ATGTACCCTTATCACTTCAGTCTCGTATCGCAGACTCAGGTTCTGACTCAGATCTCTGATAAAGAGAGTCAGGTTGGAGGACAAGAGAGATTCGCCAGACGCCAAGGCAAACCTCTCCAGGGATCCTCGTCGGAAGTCATTTTAAAAAGCAATACAGATCACTCAATGGGATTAGGATTCCTTTTGATTGTTCTTTCCGGTTCTTTATTAGCTCAAGTGCCAGCCGCAGGTCAGGCTAGTAACAAACTCCCGGTAGCCACCATTGCGGCTTCTCCAGTGCGACCTCTGGCACCATCGGACAGCAAACCACACGATGATAGCTTCCTCATAGGTAATGACGACGTTCTGGCGATTAATGTCTGGAAAGAGCCTGACCTCACTCGGTCGATTCAAGTGCGATCGGACGGAAAGATTTCGTTACCTCTGGTAGGAGAAGTTCAAGCAACAGGACGGACTCCTGTGCAACTCGAACAGGATATAGCTACCAAACTCCGGATCTACATTACCAAACCAGAAGTTACGGTAATGGTGGAAAAGATTAACAGCGATAAGTTTAATATCCTTGGACAGGTAGCAAAGCCAGGATCATACTCGCTTGCGCTCGCGCCAACAGTTATGGACGCTATCGCAATTGCTGGTGGCCCCGGAGATTTCGCTAAGCAGAAAGCCATTTATATTCTTCGACAGAATCCCGATGGTGGTCAGTCGCGTATCGCCTTCAATTACAGGGACTTTATCAAAGGCAAAAACTTACATCAGAACATCAAACTCGAACCGCACGACACCGTCGTCGTGCCTTGA
- the xylB gene encoding xylulokinase, with the protein MYFGIDCGTQGTKALVIDENGTSLGRGYAPHALIERETGAREQQPEWWVEALRTSVCQALAQSPSKAVQALGVSGQQHGLVVLDEHHNVIRPAKLWNDTETAPENQQLVELLGGKQACFERFGIVPLTGYTVSKLLWLKRHEPENFARIRHILLPHEYLNFWLTGRMCAEYGDASGTAFFDIRSRRWTREVLDAIDGGTGQLFAALPPFITVDEPVGTLRPEVAAEFGLPHSCIVSAGGGDNMMGAIGTGNVREGVVTLSLGTSSTVYSFHDQPVLDPTGNVAPFCSSSGGWLPLVCTMNATNVVTQTLNTLGKTVQDIEAALAATPPGANGLVFLPFLNGERTPDLPNARGTLTGISANNFTPENLIRAAIEGVSFGILNGLDLIQSEAPVDRMLVIGGGSRSAAWRQLLADASGATVEVPLEEEAGCLGAAIQAIYTYSHANGHPKSFAELASRCVKVEATRTAHPNTALRAAYRQARDQYQSSLRIIYN; encoded by the coding sequence ATGTATTTCGGAATCGACTGCGGTACTCAGGGCACGAAGGCCCTGGTGATCGATGAAAACGGAACCTCCCTCGGGCGTGGCTATGCTCCGCACGCGCTCATCGAACGTGAAACCGGTGCGCGCGAACAGCAGCCTGAGTGGTGGGTCGAGGCCCTCCGCACCTCTGTCTGTCAGGCCCTGGCGCAGTCGCCGAGCAAAGCCGTACAGGCGCTCGGCGTTTCGGGCCAGCAGCACGGCCTCGTGGTCCTTGATGAGCACCACAACGTTATCCGCCCTGCCAAACTCTGGAACGACACTGAAACAGCGCCCGAAAACCAGCAACTCGTCGAACTACTTGGCGGCAAACAAGCCTGCTTCGAGCGCTTCGGCATCGTACCGTTGACAGGCTATACCGTCTCCAAGCTGCTCTGGCTCAAGCGTCACGAACCCGAAAACTTTGCCCGTATCCGCCACATTCTCCTGCCGCACGAGTACCTCAACTTCTGGCTCACGGGCCGCATGTGCGCGGAGTACGGGGACGCCTCCGGCACTGCCTTCTTCGACATCCGCTCCCGTCGCTGGACCCGCGAGGTGCTCGATGCTATTGATGGGGGCACCGGTCAGCTCTTCGCCGCGCTTCCCCCTTTCATCACCGTGGACGAGCCCGTCGGCACGCTGCGCCCCGAAGTAGCCGCAGAGTTCGGCCTTCCCCACTCCTGCATCGTCTCCGCCGGTGGTGGCGACAATATGATGGGCGCTATTGGTACAGGCAATGTCCGCGAGGGTGTTGTCACCCTCAGCCTCGGCACTTCTTCCACCGTCTACTCCTTCCACGATCAGCCCGTGCTCGACCCCACCGGCAATGTTGCCCCGTTCTGCTCCTCCTCCGGGGGCTGGCTACCCCTCGTCTGCACCATGAACGCGACCAATGTCGTTACGCAGACGCTCAACACTCTCGGCAAAACCGTGCAGGATATCGAAGCGGCACTCGCCGCCACTCCTCCCGGTGCCAATGGCCTCGTCTTTCTCCCCTTCCTTAACGGAGAGCGTACACCCGACCTCCCAAATGCTCGCGGAACGCTCACAGGTATCTCGGCTAATAACTTCACGCCCGAGAACCTCATCCGCGCCGCTATTGAAGGCGTCAGCTTCGGCATCCTCAATGGCCTCGACCTCATTCAGAGCGAAGCGCCGGTCGACCGTATGCTCGTTATCGGCGGAGGATCCCGTTCTGCCGCCTGGCGACAACTCCTCGCGGATGCCAGCGGTGCTACCGTGGAGGTCCCACTCGAAGAAGAGGCTGGCTGCCTCGGCGCTGCCATTCAGGCCATCTATACCTACAGCCATGCCAACGGCCATCCAAAGAGCTTCGCCGAACTGGCCAGCCGTTGCGTCAAAGTCGAGGCCACCCGTACTGCCCACCCAAACACCGCTCTGCGCGCAGCCTACCGTCAAGCTCGCGATCAGTATCAGTCCAGTTTGAGGATTATTTATAACTAG
- a CDS encoding sigma-54-dependent Fis family transcriptional regulator, with amino-acid sequence MTHALQILAISDDIDVCNMIHTSLGSNGHKSMCVSSSREALQLLHTGVVADFLLFDAVKSKSRDGLFASDLLQHLSSEKLCILSEIGDTSWEKYAAKWSIKTVLTKPLLQKDLEKLTSWPKVEPTAVGTPQANNPTNLPNHLEELDNNRFFLAASPTMMQLYKDVRLLAPVDIPVLILGESGVGKEIVAMLLHKYHSSADRSFLNVNCAALPTELLESELFGYEAGAFTGAMKSKPGKFELANKGTLLLDEIGEMSPQMQAKLLHVLQDGSFCRLGARVSTQVDVRVLAATNINMLDALAEKRFREDLYYRLNTLTITVPPLRERREEIPLLMRELIRRGASRPEQPSTFSSRIMEAAQEYHWPGNLRELRNFVTRTLVLQDEESAYNDLRTKTRVNTVVPVEPIVEKKPPASANMRDVVNGVKNQAEIRMLEDALSTSGWNRRRAAKVLNISYRTLLYKIQRYGLKA; translated from the coding sequence ATGACGCACGCATTGCAGATTTTAGCAATTAGCGACGACATCGATGTCTGCAACATGATTCACACTTCTCTGGGATCCAATGGTCATAAATCCATGTGCGTTTCTTCCTCTCGCGAGGCTCTCCAGTTATTGCACACAGGAGTGGTCGCAGATTTTCTCTTGTTCGACGCAGTTAAGAGTAAATCGCGGGATGGCCTCTTCGCCTCAGATCTTCTGCAACATCTAAGCAGCGAGAAATTGTGCATCCTCTCAGAAATTGGAGACACATCCTGGGAGAAATACGCCGCGAAATGGAGCATTAAAACTGTGCTGACGAAGCCTCTGCTGCAGAAAGACCTGGAGAAGCTGACTTCCTGGCCCAAGGTCGAGCCAACAGCAGTAGGAACCCCGCAAGCAAACAACCCAACGAACCTTCCCAACCATTTGGAAGAATTGGACAATAACCGCTTTTTCCTGGCAGCGTCACCCACGATGATGCAACTTTACAAAGATGTCCGCCTTCTCGCTCCCGTCGACATTCCAGTACTCATTCTGGGTGAGAGCGGCGTAGGTAAGGAAATAGTGGCCATGCTGCTGCATAAGTATCACTCAAGTGCGGACAGAAGTTTCCTCAACGTCAATTGTGCCGCTCTACCCACAGAACTTCTCGAAAGTGAACTATTTGGCTACGAGGCGGGAGCTTTTACCGGCGCAATGAAATCCAAGCCGGGCAAGTTTGAACTCGCCAATAAAGGAACTCTGCTACTGGACGAAATTGGTGAAATGAGCCCACAGATGCAGGCCAAATTGCTTCACGTACTGCAGGATGGCTCCTTCTGCCGTCTTGGAGCGCGCGTTAGCACCCAAGTTGATGTACGCGTTCTCGCGGCCACCAATATCAACATGTTGGATGCGCTGGCTGAAAAGCGTTTCCGCGAAGATCTTTACTATCGTCTAAACACCCTAACCATTACCGTTCCTCCGCTACGCGAACGCCGTGAAGAGATCCCATTGTTGATGCGAGAGTTGATACGCAGAGGTGCGTCCCGGCCTGAACAACCCTCTACCTTCTCCAGTCGAATTATGGAAGCAGCTCAGGAATACCACTGGCCTGGAAATCTTCGCGAGTTGCGTAACTTTGTCACCCGCACACTTGTCCTCCAGGACGAGGAATCCGCATACAACGACCTGCGGACCAAGACGCGAGTCAATACCGTAGTCCCTGTGGAACCTATAGTAGAGAAGAAACCACCTGCTTCTGCCAACATGAGAGACGTGGTCAATGGAGTCAAGAATCAGGCAGAAATCCGTATGCTCGAAGATGCATTGTCTACTTCGGGATGGAATCGAAGAAGAGCCGCCAAGGTCCTGAACATCAGCTACCGAACGCTACTTTATAAGATTCAAAGGTATGGTCTTAAAGCATAG